The Euleptes europaea isolate rEulEur1 chromosome 2, rEulEur1.hap1, whole genome shotgun sequence genome has a segment encoding these proteins:
- the ZHX3 gene encoding zinc fingers and homeoboxes protein 3, with protein sequence MASKRKSTTPCMIPTKTLALQESQSASVGVEGFQLSATAAASPVTEPISSNHNSGSLSNGHRGIVDGDTYRCKYCDFGCQDASRFLGHLDSEHKDFSKDPSFVCVQCSLLVNSHKELSCHNAESHAGETSLICNVAQQGSRVIVEQTVGDTTSTSQVFSGDLPEEGQDSQAEIIITKTPIMKIMKTKPEVKKIHTLKENASSQPVSDPEKKGGEQPLTNGPAPATQSNLVKPPPVVNGSIVGKVPVLQAGITQLVQLQQQPHVQQQLPTSKSLPKVMIPLSSIPTYNAAMDSNSFLKNSFHKFPYPTKAELCYLTVVTKYPEEQLKIWFTAQRLKQGISWSPEEIEDARKKMFNTVIQSVPQPTITVLNTPLVASPNSVKHLIQASLPGHSVSKPEGAGSVLVTQPIITNGLQSSNSSLTIAVTSIPKTQIAKQPSAVSISSPASAVKVVSASQTQPTACLSISSQGFLDPNIYKNKKSFPQLSALKNSFGRNQFPGRNEVERLTRMTGLNPKDVRKWFSDRRYHCRNVRGDRADYAGDDTIIIDSVPEITFTSSPKTASELPSTAAAVPAAHTPTRRQSWHQTPDFSATKYKERAPEQLKALEGSFAQDPFPSEEEVDRLRSETKMTRREIDSWFSEQRKRQAVKEAAQPVADDAEDDSVEEDSSDDLRASSENGSLDAASSTQKPGERKVTPIKINLKNLKVTESNGKSELSGLSVDDQRESSPSKPAAPLKPKLSGKKTAQQRHLLKQLFVQTQRPTNEQYDKLCLESGLPRAEVIRWFGDSRYGLKNGNLRWYENYKRGIFPKGLAGPSDAKVEILQDYYQKNKMLYEDDLPGLCERTQMSPGQVRIWFAERLEEENRPVSDTGSEDQCSSISEPAASHKGTLDAFSEASENSESWEPGGQEGSSELVDGPLPAGHLETDGTGAASL encoded by the exons ATGGCCAGCAAAAGGAAGTCTACGACGCCGTGTATGATACCGACAAAAACACTAGCACTTCAAGAGTCTCAGTCAGCCTCTGTTGGAGTTGAAGGATTTCAGCTatctgctactgctgctgcttcaCCTGTTACTGAACCTATTAGTAGTAACCACAACAGTGGGTCACTGTCCAATGGACATAGAGGCATTGTGGATGGTGATACTTACAGATGTAAGTATTGTGATTTCGGCTGCCAAGATGCCAGTCGGTTTCTTGGGCACTTGGATTCTGAGCACAAAGACTTTAGCAAAGACCCctcgtttgtgtgtgtgcagtgcaGTCTCCTGGTAAACAGCCACAAAGAGCTTTCTTGTCACAATGCAGAGAGCCATGCTGGGGAAACCAGCTTAATCTGCAACGTTGCACAACAAGGCAGTCGTGTGATTGTGGAGCAAACCGTTGGGGATACCACTTCCACTAGCCAGGTCTTTTCAGGGGATCTCCCCGAAGAAGGGCAAGACAGTCAGGCTGAAATTATCATTACCAAAACGCCCATTatgaaaataatgaaaacaaaacctGAAGTGAAAAAAATCCACACACTGAAAGAAAATGCGTCTAGTCAACCGGTCAGTGATCCGGAGAAAAAGGGTGGTGAACAGCCGTTGACCAATGGACCTGCACCAGCGACTCAGTCAAATTTAGTCAAACCACCCCCTGTTGTCAACGGCTCAATAGTAGGGAAGGTGCCTGTTTTGCAAGCAGGCATCACCCAACTTGTGCAATTGCAGCAGCAACCGCACGTTCAGCAGCAACTACCCAcatcgaaatccctccccaaagtaATGATTCCCTTGAGTAGTATCCCAACATACAATGCCGCAATGGACTCCAACAGTTTTCTGAAAAACTCTTTCCATAAGTTCCCTTACCCTACCAAAGCAGAGCTTTGCTACTTGACGGTGGTGACGAAGTATCCAGAAGAGCAGCTGAAGATCTGGTTCACAGCCCAGAGGTTGAAACAGGGTATCAGTTGGTCGCCTGAGGAGATTGAAGATGCGCGGAAGAAAATGTTCAACACAGTGATTCAGTCCGTACCCCAGCCCACCATTACAGTGTTGAATACGCCTCTGGTCGCAAGCCCTAACAGTGTCAAGCATCTCATTCAGGCCAGTTTGCCTGGCCACTCTGTCAGCAAACCCGAAGGAGCTGGCAGTGTGCTGGTGACCCAACCCATAATAACCAACGGGCTTCAGAGTTCAAACTCGTCTCTCACAATAGCAGTAACCTCCATTCCAAAGACCCAGATAGCTAAGCAACCCTCTGCTGTGTCCATATCTAGTCCTGCATCAGCTGTGAAAGTGGTCAGTGCCTCTCAGACACAGCCCACTGCTTGCCTAAGCATATCTTCACAGGGGTTCCTAGACCCTAACATATACAAAAACAAGAAGTCTTTTCCCCAGCTGTCGGCGCTAAAGAATAGTTTCGGCAGGAATCAGTTCCCTGGCCGAAATGAAGTCGAGCGACTGACAAGAATGACAGGCCTTAATCCAAAGGATGTTCGGAAATGGTTTAGTGATAGGAGGTACCATTGTAGAAACGTAAGAGGCGACAGAGCTGACTATGCTGGAGATGATACAATAATCATTGACTCAGTACCTGAAATTACCTTCACCTCTTCTCCCAAAACAGCCTCAGAATTaccctccacagcagcagcagtgccTGCAGCTCATACCCCGACCCGTCGGCAATCCTGGCATCAGACCCCTGATTTCTCCGCTACAAAATATAAGGAGAGGGCTCCTGAACAACTGAAGGCATTGGAAGGCAGCTTTGCACAAGATCCTTTTCCTTCAGAAGAGGAAGTGGACCGCTTGAGGAGTGAAACTAAAATGACAAGGAGAGAAATCGACAGCTGGTTTTCAGAGCAAAGGAAAAGACAGGCTGTCAAAGAAGCAGCCCAGCCAGTGGCGGATGATGCTGAAGACGACTCtgttgaagaagactcctcagatGACTTGAGAGCTTCAAGTGAAAATGGTTCATTGGATGCAGCCAGTAGCACTCAAAAACCAGGCGAGCGCAAAGTGACTCCTATAAAAATCAATCTGAAGAATCTGAAAGTGACCGAGTCGAATGGCAAAAGCGAGTTGTCGGGCTTGAGTGTCGACGATCAAAGAGAGAGTTCTCCTAGCAAGCCAGCTGCACCCCTGAAACCCAAACTAAGTGGTAAAAAAACAGCACAGCAAAGACACTTGCTTAAACAACTCTTTGTGCAGACCCAGCGGCCTACAAATGAACAATATGACAAATTGTGTTTGGAGTCAGGTCTCCCCAGGGCTGAAGTGATTCGTTGGTTTGGGGATAGCCGCTAtggtttaaaaaatggaaatttgaGATGGTATGAGAACTACAAGCGAGGCATCTTTCCTAAAGGCTTGGCCGGCCCCAGTGATGCCAAGGTGGAGATCCTCCAGGACTACTATCAAAAGAACAAGATGCTCTATGAAGATGATCTCCCAGGTTTGTGTGAGAGAACTCAGATGTCCCCTGGACAGGTCAGGATATGGTTTGCTGAAAGGCTGGAAGAAGAAAACAGGCCCGTATCAGATACCGGCAGCGAGGATCAGTGCTCAAGCATTAGCGAGCCAGCCGCCAGCCACAAAGGAACGTTGGATGCCTTTTCCGAGGCTTCTGAGAACAGTGAATCCTGGGAGCCTGGAGGTCAAGAAGGCAGTTCAGAGCTTGTAGATGGTCCTCTGCCCGCAGGACATTTGG AAACCGACGGAACCGGGGCTGCCTCCCTTTGA